The following coding sequences lie in one Arachis ipaensis cultivar K30076 chromosome B03, Araip1.1, whole genome shotgun sequence genomic window:
- the LOC107634483 gene encoding phosphomevalonate kinase, peroxisomal-like: MLKMQFSQWIEQASEPNKEAVIKALLGAKEAMLGIRYHMRLMGEAAGVPIKPESQIKLLDATLNLEGVLLAGVLGAGGFDAVFAVTLGDSRSNVTKTWSSLNVLALLVKEDPCGVSLESVDIRTNEITSAVSSIHIE, translated from the exons ATGTTGAAAATGCAATTCTCACAGTGGATAGAGCAAGCTTCTGAACCCAACAAGGAAGCAGTTATTAAAGCATTGCTAGGTGCAAAAGAAGCTATGCTTGGGATTAGATATCATATGCGCCTAATGGGTGAGGCTGCAGGTGTTCCT ATTAAACCAGAATCACAAATAAAACTTTTAGATGCTACACTGAATTTGGAAGGAGTGTTGTTGGCTGGAGTTCTAGGAGCAGGAGGATTTGATGCTGTCTTTGCTGTTACTTTGGGAGATTCAAGGAGTAATGTGACAAAAACATGGAGCTCACTCAATGTTCTTGCCCTTCTGGTTAAAGAAGATCCTTGTGGCGTTTCTTTAGAAAGTGTTGACATTAGAACAAATGAAATCACTTCAGCTGTATCTTCAATTCATATTGAAtaa